One Desulfobaccales bacterium genomic region harbors:
- a CDS encoding HPr family phosphocarrier protein translates to MPEKSHLVEREVWVENRLGIHARPATQILNLARQFEAEIVLEKDGCVANARELLSVLALDCPQGTRLVVRAKGADARDAAHAMVQLFARKFGET, encoded by the coding sequence ATGCCGGAAAAGTCCCACTTGGTGGAACGGGAGGTGTGGGTGGAAAACCGCCTGGGCATCCATGCCCGGCCCGCCACCCAGATTCTCAACCTGGCCCGGCAGTTTGAGGCCGAAATCGTCCTGGAGAAGGACGGCTGCGTGGCCAACGCCCGGGAGCTGCTTTCCGTCCTGGCCCTGGACTGCCCCCAGGGCACCCGTCTGGTGGTCAGGGCCAAGGGGGCCGACGCCCGGGACGCCGCCCACGCCATGGTGCAACTCTTCGCCCGCAAATTCGGGGAGACATGA
- the ptsP gene encoding phosphoenolpyruvate--protein phosphotransferase, whose amino-acid sequence MSDTTRILTGIPASPGIVVGRARVVSDFGDLQAAFRLLYTDQERQAEVRRFQEAVEQAQADLTRLRDRVAAEFPEHTHLLELHLLILKDQMLHDEPLRLIREENLNAEWALHRAYERVRELFSRIEDPYIRGRIQDVESVYRRLMGILIGQSPRRLLPTGDKVILVARDLSPAETTQMAGSGVVGFITERGGRTSHTAILAQSFEIPAVVGVDNAIREIAPGEELILDGLSGRVILHPDQEVLERYRRRQAEFAAFREEVTTNAAEPATTPDGFATRVMANIELPEEVHLVGRYGADGVGLYRTEFLFLRLKHLPSEEELFDDYRKVVAALAPRLVTIRTLDIGGDKFLHRTDYVPEMNPALGLRAIRFCLKERDIFRRQLRAILRASAYGRVRVMFPLISSVQEVREAKSLIEEVKAELRREGLPFDEEMPVGAMIEVPAAVTLCQMLAPEVNFFSIGTNDLIQYALAIDRGNKQVAAMYQPLHPAVLRMVLQVVTAAGVSGVPVAMCGEMAGDPLHLPILLGLGVSELSMNPLAIPVIKRVIRSITLAEAQAMASRVLEMVSVEEINDYANHFLKERFPEIYRFGSALAGL is encoded by the coding sequence ATGAGCGACACCACCCGCATCCTCACCGGCATCCCCGCCTCCCCCGGCATTGTGGTGGGCCGGGCCCGGGTGGTGAGCGACTTCGGCGACCTGCAGGCCGCCTTCCGCCTGCTGTATACCGACCAGGAGCGCCAGGCGGAGGTGCGCCGCTTCCAGGAGGCGGTGGAGCAGGCCCAGGCCGACCTCACCCGCCTGAGGGACCGGGTGGCCGCCGAGTTCCCCGAACACACCCACCTTTTGGAGCTGCACCTCCTCATCCTCAAGGATCAAATGCTCCACGATGAGCCCCTCCGGCTCATCCGGGAGGAGAACCTCAACGCCGAATGGGCCCTGCACCGGGCTTACGAGCGGGTGCGGGAGCTCTTCAGCCGCATTGAGGACCCTTACATCCGGGGGCGCATCCAGGATGTGGAGTCGGTCTACCGGCGGCTCATGGGCATCCTCATCGGCCAGAGCCCCCGGCGCCTCCTCCCCACCGGCGACAAGGTCATCCTGGTGGCCCGGGACCTCTCCCCGGCGGAGACCACCCAGATGGCGGGCTCCGGCGTGGTGGGCTTCATCACCGAGCGGGGCGGCCGCACCTCCCACACCGCCATCTTGGCCCAGTCCTTTGAGATCCCCGCGGTGGTGGGGGTGGACAATGCCATCCGGGAGATCGCGCCCGGCGAGGAGCTCATCCTGGACGGCCTCTCCGGCCGGGTCATCCTCCACCCCGACCAGGAGGTCCTGGAGCGCTATCGCCGCCGCCAAGCAGAGTTCGCCGCCTTCCGGGAGGAGGTCACCACCAACGCCGCCGAGCCTGCCACCACTCCCGACGGCTTCGCCACCCGGGTGATGGCCAACATCGAGCTCCCTGAGGAAGTGCACCTGGTGGGGCGCTATGGCGCCGACGGTGTCGGTCTCTATCGCACCGAATTTCTCTTCCTGCGGTTGAAGCACCTGCCCTCGGAGGAGGAGCTCTTCGATGACTATCGCAAGGTGGTGGCCGCCCTGGCCCCCCGCTTGGTCACCATCCGCACCCTGGACATTGGCGGCGACAAATTCCTGCACCGCACCGACTACGTGCCGGAGATGAACCCGGCCCTGGGCCTGCGGGCCATCCGCTTCTGTCTCAAGGAGCGGGACATCTTCCGCCGCCAGCTTAGGGCAATCCTGAGGGCCTCGGCCTACGGCCGGGTGCGGGTCATGTTCCCCCTCATCAGCAGCGTCCAGGAAGTGCGGGAAGCCAAGTCCCTCATCGAGGAGGTCAAGGCGGAGCTCAGGCGGGAGGGCCTGCCCTTCGACGAGGAGATGCCGGTGGGCGCCATGATCGAAGTGCCCGCGGCGGTGACCCTGTGCCAGATGCTGGCCCCGGAGGTGAATTTCTTCAGCATCGGCACCAACGACCTCATCCAGTACGCCCTGGCCATCGACCGGGGCAACAAACAGGTGGCTGCCATGTATCAGCCCCTGCACCCGGCGGTCCTGCGCATGGTGCTGCAGGTGGTCACCGCCGCGGGAGTCTCGGGGGTGCCGGTGGCCATGTGCGGCGAGATGGCCGGTGACCCCCTGCACCTCCCCATCCTTCTGGGCCTGGGGGTCTCGGAGCTCTCCATGAATCCCCTGGCCATCCCGGTGATCAAGCGGGTCATCCGCTCCATCACCCTGGCCGAAGCCCAGGCCATGGCCTCCCGGGTGCTGGAAATGGTGTCGGTGGAGGAGATCAACGACTACGCCAATCACTTCCTCAAGGAGCGCTTCCCTGAGATCTACCGCTTCGGCTCGGCCCTGGCGGGGCTGTGA
- the smpB gene encoding SsrA-binding protein SmpB, translating into MPVKPEHIKLICRNRKAYFEYTVDALYEAGLVLTGTEVQSLRLGKANIEDAYARFRNGELYLFNSHISPYPFASTDNHDPDRPRKLLLHRRELKRLLGKLQERGYTLIPLKLYFKNQYAKVELALAKGKKKADKRETIRRREEQRELERARKRRY; encoded by the coding sequence ATGCCCGTCAAGCCCGAGCACATCAAACTCATCTGCCGCAACCGCAAGGCCTACTTTGAGTACACAGTGGATGCCCTGTACGAGGCCGGGCTGGTGCTGACGGGCACCGAAGTGCAGTCCCTGAGGCTGGGGAAGGCCAATATCGAGGACGCCTACGCCCGCTTCCGCAACGGCGAGCTGTATCTCTTCAACTCCCACATCAGCCCCTACCCTTTCGCCAGCACCGACAATCACGACCCGGACCGTCCCCGCAAACTCCTGCTCCATCGCCGGGAACTGAAGCGCCTGCTGGGGAAACTGCAGGAACGGGGCTACACCCTCATCCCCCTGAAGCTCTACTTCAAGAACCAGTATGCCAAGGTGGAGCTGGCCCTGGCCAAGGGGAAGAAAAAGGCGGACAAACGGGAGACCATCCGCCGCCGGGAGGAGCAGCGGGAGCTGGAGCGGGCCCGGAAGCGACGGTACTGA
- a CDS encoding DnaJ family domain-containing protein, translating to MDIFARIAENKILEAMEAGAFNNLPGKGRPLKLEDDSHVPPELRLAYRIMKMADCLPPELELKKEILQLQDLLAALPDEKAKLHHMRKLNFLVMKLRMMRKTSPLLEEHEVYTPKIIARLEAGSQASGGTPSP from the coding sequence ATGGACATCTTTGCCCGCATTGCCGAAAACAAGATCCTGGAGGCCATGGAGGCGGGGGCCTTCAACAACCTGCCCGGCAAGGGCCGCCCCCTGAAGCTGGAGGACGACAGCCACGTGCCCCCGGAGCTGCGATTGGCCTACCGCATCATGAAGATGGCCGACTGCCTGCCCCCGGAGCTGGAGCTCAAAAAAGAGATCCTGCAGCTCCAGGACCTGCTCGCTGCCCTGCCCGATGAGAAAGCCAAGCTGCACCACATGCGCAAGCTCAACTTCCTGGTGATGAAACTGAGGATGATGCGCAAGACCTCGCCCCTTCTGGAGGAGCACGAGGTCTACACTCCCAAGATCATCGCCCGACTGGAGGCCGGGAGCCAAGCCTCCGGCGGCACTCCCTCCCCATGA
- a CDS encoding lysophospholipid acyltransferase family protein: protein MKLRLEHPWFRRGAPVLIRGLCRLLMATCSHRVEAHPEARRWVDSGAPFIFTTWHCHLLSTIFSWPRLVPSAKPPVLMASPSRDGEFIAEVARGLGFIVLAGSRLKGGIQTLRLLAEHLRQGHPVGIIADGSRGPARRVQKGVPFLAKEAQVPIIPVAARASRKITLNTWDRFEIPWPGCRLVYAAGPPLWVPAAARAPELEEKRQALEDSLARLSTPTL from the coding sequence ATGAAGCTGCGCCTGGAGCATCCCTGGTTCCGGCGGGGGGCTCCGGTTCTGATCCGGGGGCTGTGCCGGCTGCTGATGGCCACCTGCTCCCACCGGGTGGAGGCCCATCCCGAGGCCCGCCGCTGGGTGGATAGCGGCGCCCCCTTCATCTTCACCACGTGGCACTGCCACCTGTTGAGCACCATCTTCTCCTGGCCGCGCCTTGTGCCCTCGGCCAAACCCCCGGTGCTGATGGCCAGCCCCAGCCGGGACGGGGAGTTCATCGCCGAGGTGGCCCGGGGTCTGGGGTTCATCGTGTTGGCCGGCTCCCGGCTGAAAGGCGGGATCCAGACCCTGCGCCTCCTGGCGGAGCACCTGAGACAGGGGCATCCCGTGGGGATCATTGCCGACGGCTCCCGAGGGCCGGCCCGGCGGGTGCAGAAAGGGGTACCGTTTCTGGCCAAGGAGGCCCAGGTGCCCATCATTCCGGTGGCGGCGCGGGCCAGCCGGAAGATCACCCTGAACACCTGGGACCGCTTCGAGATCCCCTGGCCGGGCTGCCGTCTGGTGTATGCGGCCGGCCCACCTCTCTGGGTCCCCGCTGCGGCCCGGGCGCCGGAACTGGAGGAGAAACGCCAGGCCCTGGAGGACTCCCTGGCACGCCTGTCGACGCCCACCCTGTAA
- a CDS encoding AI-2E family transporter — protein sequence MDRVADQKDSQQMPAPPEAAAPPSAGPPPEDWQEFPSRFARLFFGALTLLVLYYSYEIIKPYLVDIFLALVLFFTARPLYLALTRLLFGLRALASFLTCLFLALIILLPLFTLVSIIANQALEFSAWVSKGLESGALWQYLTGKVAAVKELLQRLNLPLPPEQFKLEDVVKTVLTNASVFIYTNAVSLLKGFTNFLLDLALVLFVTFFLFLQGDDFIEEIKKLSPLDPRHNEEIVAEMEATIKATLWSTVVVAFIQGALGGVGFYLTGVPQAAFWGTVMIPASVIPVVGAALIWVPAVGYLIFQGAWTKAVGLALYFILFIGSIDNLLKPWLMKGTRPTPAIFIMFSILGGISYFGVIGFIIGPLILSFLLSLLNIYRLTFLAAHAAPRPAPPGVPPAAPKEPPA from the coding sequence ATGGACCGCGTGGCGGATCAGAAAGACTCCCAGCAGATGCCGGCGCCGCCGGAGGCGGCCGCGCCCCCCTCCGCCGGGCCTCCCCCGGAGGACTGGCAGGAGTTTCCCAGCCGTTTTGCCCGCCTCTTTTTCGGGGCTCTCACCCTCCTGGTCCTCTACTACTCCTATGAGATCATCAAGCCGTACCTGGTGGACATCTTCCTGGCCCTGGTGCTCTTTTTCACCGCCCGGCCGCTCTATCTGGCCCTGACCCGACTGCTCTTCGGCCTGCGGGCCCTGGCCAGCTTCCTCACCTGCCTCTTTCTGGCCCTGATCATCCTCCTGCCGCTCTTCACTTTGGTGAGCATCATCGCCAACCAGGCCCTGGAGTTCAGCGCCTGGGTGAGCAAGGGGCTGGAAAGCGGCGCCCTGTGGCAGTACCTCACCGGCAAGGTGGCCGCCGTCAAGGAGCTTCTCCAGCGCCTCAATCTGCCCCTCCCCCCGGAGCAGTTCAAACTGGAGGACGTGGTCAAGACGGTGCTCACCAACGCCAGCGTCTTCATTTACACCAACGCCGTCAGCCTCCTCAAGGGGTTCACCAACTTTCTCCTGGACCTGGCCCTGGTCCTGTTTGTCACTTTTTTCCTGTTCCTTCAGGGGGATGACTTCATCGAGGAGATCAAAAAGCTCTCGCCTTTGGACCCCCGCCACAACGAGGAGATAGTGGCGGAGATGGAGGCCACCATCAAGGCCACCCTGTGGAGCACGGTGGTGGTGGCCTTCATCCAGGGAGCCCTCGGGGGCGTGGGCTTTTACCTCACCGGCGTGCCCCAGGCGGCCTTCTGGGGTACGGTGATGATCCCCGCCTCGGTGATCCCGGTGGTGGGCGCCGCCCTCATCTGGGTGCCGGCGGTGGGCTATCTCATCTTCCAGGGCGCCTGGACCAAGGCGGTGGGCCTGGCCCTCTATTTCATCCTTTTTATAGGAAGTATCGACAACCTGCTGAAACCCTGGCTGATGAAGGGCACCCGGCCCACGCCGGCCATCTTCATCATGTTCAGCATTCTGGGGGGCATCAGCTATTTCGGGGTCATCGGCTTCATCATCGGCCCCCTGATCCTGTCCTTCCTGCTGTCGCTGCTGAACATCTACCGCCTCACCTTCCTGGCGGCCCATGCCGCCCCGCGGCCGGCGCCGCCCGGCGTTCCTCCGGCCGCCCCGAAGGAGCCCCCGGCTTAA
- a CDS encoding superoxide dismutase, which translates to MHNVQRMVLLAALVAGLLLACGAGQGAKGYVAKDFSHLKGMKGFSDKLLEMHFALYQGYVKNANLLAEELAKLAAQGQGGTPAFAELKRRFGWELNGMRLHELYFGNLGGKEPLKADSRLMKKLQEDFGSYDKWAEEFKATGMMRGIGWAVLVQDPETGRLFNLWINEHDVGHLAGGIPILIMDVFEHAFITDYGLKRADYIQAFFDNINWAAAEARLMK; encoded by the coding sequence ATGCACAACGTGCAGAGGATGGTGCTGCTGGCGGCCCTGGTGGCCGGGCTCTTGTTGGCCTGCGGCGCCGGTCAGGGGGCCAAAGGCTATGTTGCCAAGGACTTCAGTCATCTCAAGGGCATGAAGGGCTTCAGCGACAAGCTGCTGGAGATGCACTTCGCCCTCTACCAGGGCTATGTCAAGAATGCCAACCTGTTGGCCGAGGAGCTGGCCAAGCTGGCGGCCCAGGGCCAGGGAGGGACGCCGGCCTTTGCGGAGCTCAAGCGCCGCTTCGGCTGGGAGCTGAACGGCATGCGCCTCCATGAGCTCTACTTCGGCAATCTGGGCGGCAAAGAGCCCCTCAAGGCCGACAGCCGCCTGATGAAAAAGCTCCAGGAGGATTTCGGCAGCTACGACAAATGGGCCGAGGAGTTCAAGGCCACCGGCATGATGCGGGGCATCGGCTGGGCGGTCCTGGTCCAGGACCCGGAAACCGGCCGCCTCTTCAACCTGTGGATCAATGAACACGACGTGGGACACCTGGCGGGGGGCATCCCCATCCTCATCATGGACGTCTTCGAGCACGCCTTCATCACCGACTACGGGCTGAAGCGGGCCGACTACATCCAGGCCTTCTTCGACAATATCAACTGGGCCGCGGCCGAAGCCCGGCTGATGAAATGA